A single region of the Chryseobacterium culicis genome encodes:
- a CDS encoding DoxX family protein produces MKTKTTKIIYWAGAIFMSLWFGASGFFELTKNPVVWDITQQLGYPPHFIYILGVFKIAGVLVLLLPNRLLRLKEWVFAGMFFDILFAFFSKIVVLGFPSTIDAIVAFSMLTMTYLMFRKLYSPELIFGEA; encoded by the coding sequence ATGAAAACAAAAACAACAAAAATCATCTATTGGGCAGGAGCCATTTTTATGTCACTTTGGTTTGGAGCCAGTGGTTTCTTTGAACTTACAAAAAACCCGGTTGTATGGGACATTACCCAACAGCTTGGCTATCCTCCTCATTTTATTTATATATTGGGTGTTTTTAAAATTGCAGGTGTTCTTGTCCTTCTCCTTCCCAACAGATTATTAAGACTGAAAGAATGGGTATTTGCAGGAATGTTCTTTGATATTCTCTTTGCTTTCTTTTCAAAAATAGTGGTGCTTGGTTTTCCGTCTACAATAGATGCTATAGTCGCTTTTTCTATGCTCACAATGACTTATCTGATGTTCAGAAAACTCTATTCTCCGGAATTGATATTCGGAGAGGCTTAA
- a CDS encoding MBL fold metallo-hydrolase: protein MNRRELLKNGLLAGTLSMIPFSGLMAQSKTTVEKTEDDLSGFKKLKFGELELFVLTDGYIREENVNTFAPRANISELKSILTDHFRPDHYIDLAMNILLIKTKDKLIMMDAGMGNFADERTGFLLKSLQKAGFSPKDITDIFISHAHPDHIGGVIDKKQNLVFPNANIFISKIEHDFWMKASLKDFNNSALKNHPEVLNHIIPALQNILKTIQPKLKFYDFDNPLYKYFSFQLAPGHTPGLTITTISSGNEKLLYIADLIHSDIILFPHPDWGFSGDTDLEIATASRRKNLQQLAETKTRAFASHLPWPGLGFTKTKSGAFEWFPESFMN from the coding sequence ATGAACAGAAGAGAATTATTAAAGAACGGATTATTAGCGGGAACATTAAGCATGATCCCTTTTTCCGGTTTAATGGCACAGTCTAAAACAACTGTTGAAAAAACTGAAGATGATCTTTCCGGTTTTAAGAAATTAAAGTTTGGAGAACTTGAATTATTTGTACTTACCGATGGGTATATCCGTGAAGAAAATGTGAACACCTTTGCTCCGAGAGCCAATATTTCGGAACTGAAATCAATTCTTACAGATCATTTCAGACCGGATCATTATATTGATCTGGCGATGAATATCCTATTGATTAAAACAAAAGATAAGCTTATTATGATGGATGCCGGAATGGGGAATTTTGCTGATGAAAGAACCGGATTTTTACTAAAAAGCCTTCAAAAAGCAGGGTTCTCTCCAAAAGATATCACCGATATTTTTATTTCTCACGCACATCCTGATCATATTGGGGGCGTTATCGATAAAAAACAGAATCTGGTTTTTCCGAATGCCAATATTTTCATTTCAAAAATTGAACATGATTTCTGGATGAAAGCTTCCCTTAAAGATTTTAATAACAGTGCTTTGAAAAATCACCCTGAAGTTCTCAATCATATTATTCCTGCTCTTCAAAACATATTAAAGACCATTCAGCCGAAACTGAAGTTCTATGATTTTGATAATCCGCTGTATAAGTATTTCAGTTTTCAGCTGGCTCCCGGTCATACCCCGGGTTTAACCATTACCACAATATCTTCGGGGAATGAAAAGCTATTGTATATTGCTGACCTTATCCATTCTGATATCATTCTTTTTCCTCATCCTGATTGGGGATTTTCCGGAGATACTGATCTGGAAATTGCAACCGCTTCAAGAAGAAAAAATCTTCAGCAGTTGGCAGAAACTAAGACCAGAGCATTTGCCAGTCATTTACCATGGCCTGGACTAGGATTTACAAAAACAAAATCCGGCGCATTTGAATGGTTTCCGGAAAGTTTTATGAATTAG
- a CDS encoding aldo/keto reductase: MKFKKLGNTEEQLSAIGLGCMGMSFAYGPTDEQESINTLHRALDLGVNFWDTADMYANGENEKLISKVLVPNRDKIFIATKFGFRFKDGKASHSGAPGTYFDGSPEWIRQAVDLSLQRLKIDTIDLYYAHRVDPNVPVEETVGAMAELVKAGKVKYIGLSEASAESIRKANKIHPIAALQSEYSILTKDVEKEILPTIRELGISLVPYSPLARGLFTNIYDVQNLGDDDFRKSLPRYQQEYLENNTKLANEINELAASKGVKGTQLALAWVLNQGDDIIPIPGTKRIKYLEENIAAVNIELSQSDLDTIDAILKKYPNVGERYTEGSMKLVNN, translated from the coding sequence ATGAAATTTAAAAAATTAGGAAACACAGAAGAACAGTTATCAGCCATCGGACTAGGATGCATGGGAATGAGTTTTGCTTATGGTCCTACCGATGAGCAGGAAAGTATCAATACCCTGCACAGAGCATTAGATTTAGGCGTTAATTTCTGGGATACAGCAGATATGTATGCCAATGGGGAAAATGAAAAACTGATCTCTAAAGTTCTGGTTCCGAACCGAGATAAGATTTTTATTGCGACCAAGTTCGGGTTCAGGTTTAAAGATGGAAAAGCCAGCCACAGCGGAGCTCCCGGAACTTATTTTGATGGTTCTCCGGAATGGATCAGACAGGCAGTAGATTTAAGCCTTCAAAGATTAAAGATCGATACCATTGACCTTTACTATGCCCACAGAGTAGACCCGAATGTTCCGGTGGAAGAAACAGTAGGAGCAATGGCTGAGCTGGTGAAAGCAGGAAAAGTGAAATATATCGGATTATCTGAAGCTTCGGCAGAGTCTATCAGAAAAGCTAACAAAATTCACCCGATCGCAGCCTTACAGTCAGAATATTCTATTTTGACCAAAGATGTTGAAAAAGAGATTTTACCAACCATCAGAGAGTTGGGAATTTCTTTAGTTCCTTACTCACCGTTGGCGAGAGGACTTTTCACCAATATCTATGATGTACAGAACCTTGGTGATGACGATTTTAGAAAATCATTACCACGTTATCAGCAGGAATATCTTGAAAATAATACCAAACTGGCTAACGAGATTAATGAGCTTGCCGCTTCCAAAGGCGTGAAAGGAACTCAGCTCGCATTAGCCTGGGTATTGAACCAGGGAGATGATATTATCCCAATTCCAGGCACTAAGCGAATTAAATATCTGGAAGAAAATATTGCCGCTGTCAATATAGAGCTTTCCCAATCAGATCTGGATACCATTGATGCTATTCTGAAAAAATACCCGAATGTAGGGGAAAGATATACCGAAGGTTCAATGAAATTGGTCAATAACTAA
- a CDS encoding helix-turn-helix domain-containing protein, with translation MKSHESLKGFYERNAPNLASQCIGVNKMGHFNVFSREYCSPLTPYSRRDYYKISLIIGKGKLHYADKWIKVDRPALLFSNPIIPYSWEADDEDQKGWFCLFTDQFLHNGSRMGNLQDSPLFKIGGTPVFFVNEEQQRILSEMYTKMMTEIQSDYIHKYDMLRAYLHLMIHETMRMQPADSFEPYQNASQRVASLFMELLERQFPIDSPEAFLKLKTPNDYAQSLSIHVNSLNRSVKEITGKTTSQQITGRIIQEANALLKHTDWNISEIAYGLGFEEPAYFTNYFKKQTGITPNALRMDVV, from the coding sequence ATGAAATCACACGAGTCACTCAAAGGTTTTTATGAAAGAAACGCTCCCAATCTTGCATCACAGTGTATTGGGGTGAATAAAATGGGGCATTTTAATGTCTTTTCAAGAGAATACTGTTCTCCTCTTACCCCTTACAGCAGAAGAGATTATTATAAAATTTCACTGATCATAGGAAAAGGGAAACTTCATTATGCCGATAAATGGATTAAAGTAGACCGCCCTGCCTTATTGTTTTCAAACCCTATTATTCCTTATTCCTGGGAGGCTGATGATGAAGATCAGAAAGGCTGGTTTTGTCTGTTTACAGACCAGTTTCTGCATAATGGAAGCCGTATGGGAAATCTTCAGGATTCTCCGCTTTTTAAGATTGGAGGAACTCCGGTTTTCTTTGTCAATGAAGAACAGCAGAGAATACTTTCTGAGATGTACACGAAAATGATGACGGAAATCCAGTCGGATTATATTCATAAATATGATATGCTGAGAGCTTATCTTCACCTGATGATTCATGAAACGATGAGGATGCAGCCTGCAGACAGCTTTGAACCTTATCAGAATGCTTCACAAAGAGTTGCTTCTTTATTCATGGAGCTCCTGGAAAGACAGTTTCCTATCGATAGTCCTGAAGCTTTTTTAAAATTAAAAACGCCTAATGATTATGCTCAGAGTCTTTCCATTCATGTGAATTCTTTAAACCGTTCCGTAAAAGAGATTACAGGGAAAACAACCAGTCAGCAGATTACCGGAAGGATTATTCAGGAAGCCAATGCTTTATTGAAACATACAGACTGGAATATTTCTGAGATCGCTTATGGATTAGGTTTCGAAGAACCCGCCTATTTTACCAATTACTTTAAAAAACAAACCGGAATTACTCCCAATGCCTTAAGAATGGATGTTGTTTGA
- a CDS encoding GNAT family N-acetyltransferase: MENIKFQVSQYQDELQLLIDGKKAGYMSIEVDGRLLIVYYTKLEEEREGKGYAKLLLDELVRYAEEKDLLVDPECDFVRQQFENHPARYKEIWHA, translated from the coding sequence ATGGAAAATATAAAGTTTCAGGTATCTCAATATCAGGATGAATTGCAGCTACTTATAGATGGGAAAAAGGCAGGCTATATGTCCATAGAGGTTGATGGAAGACTGCTTATCGTATATTACACGAAACTTGAAGAAGAGCGTGAGGGAAAAGGATACGCCAAATTATTACTGGATGAGCTGGTACGCTACGCAGAAGAGAAAGATTTGCTTGTAGATCCGGAATGTGATTTTGTAAGACAGCAGTTTGAAAATCACCCTGCGAGATATAAAGAAATCTGGCATGCCTGA